Proteins co-encoded in one Chloroflexota bacterium genomic window:
- a CDS encoding D-2-hydroxyacid dehydrogenase, producing the protein MAGETHILVTGQFSEENQQHMRDAAPEATLHFVSKLADAGDLVERAKAIAGTVKAADLARAKNLEWVHSWAAGADNDLIPEMKASPVVLTSSVGNGAIPLAEHSILLMIMLNRDVPRWMRAQQEKKWDRFTHPELNGMTLGIFGLGNSGADLALKAQAFHMRVVGLRRRSDIPVPGVDKMYTHEQFHEFLAESDFVVVTAPSTPATLGMFDEAAFKAMKPSAFWICISRGGIADDDALLKALQEGWIAGAGLDAHGVEPLPSDSPFWSLPNVIVTPHNGATSFGTAKRSVEIFIANLKRYVAGEPLGNIVDKVNGY; encoded by the coding sequence ATGGCTGGCGAGACACACATTCTGGTGACCGGGCAGTTCTCTGAGGAGAACCAGCAGCACATGCGCGATGCCGCGCCGGAGGCGACGCTCCACTTCGTCAGCAAGCTCGCGGACGCCGGCGACCTCGTCGAGCGGGCGAAGGCGATTGCCGGCACGGTCAAGGCGGCGGACCTGGCGCGGGCGAAGAACCTGGAATGGGTCCACAGCTGGGCGGCCGGCGCTGACAACGACCTGATCCCCGAGATGAAGGCCAGCCCGGTCGTGCTGACCTCGTCGGTGGGCAACGGCGCGATCCCGCTGGCCGAGCACTCGATCCTGCTGATGATCATGCTGAATCGCGACGTCCCCCGCTGGATGCGCGCGCAGCAGGAGAAGAAGTGGGACCGCTTCACCCACCCTGAGCTGAACGGGATGACGCTGGGCATCTTCGGCCTCGGCAACTCGGGGGCGGACCTCGCCCTCAAGGCGCAGGCGTTCCACATGCGCGTGGTCGGGCTGCGCCGGCGCTCGGATATCCCGGTCCCGGGCGTGGACAAGATGTACACCCACGAGCAGTTCCACGAGTTCCTGGCCGAGTCCGACTTCGTGGTGGTGACCGCCCCGAGCACGCCGGCCACGCTGGGCATGTTCGACGAGGCCGCCTTCAAGGCGATGAAGCCGTCCGCCTTCTGGATCTGCATCTCGCGCGGCGGCATCGCGGACGACGACGCGCTGCTGAAGGCGTTGCAGGAAGGGTGGATCGCCGGGGCCGGCCTGGACGCCCACGGCGTGGAGCCGCTCCCATCCGACAGCCCGTTCTGGTCGCTGCCGAACGTCATCGTCACGCCACACAACGGCGCGACGAGCTTCGGCACGGCGAAGCGCAGCGTCGAGATCTTCATCGCCAACCTGAAGCGGTACGTCGCTGGCGAGCCGCTCGGCAACATCGTCGACAAGGTCAACGGGTACTGA
- a CDS encoding sugar ABC transporter permease: MLASLYLSFTNYNLLGQTRWVGLSNYAQILTDDPRFYAAAGVTLKYVMAGVPLQLIFALSIALILNQGLTGLTFYRSLYYLPSLLGSSVAIALLWRQIFGSTGLVNQVLGLFGFTNLPAWIATPEYALDTIILLHVWTFGSPMIIFLAGLRQIPRDLYEAASVDGAGRWTQFWQITLPMLSPVIFFNLVLQMIHSFQSFTQSFVVSGGTGGPVDSTLMYTLYMYHQAFTNFRMGYASAMAWILMLAIGVLTAIAFGTSKYWVHYAGDK; the protein is encoded by the coding sequence ATGCTGGCCTCGCTCTACCTCTCGTTCACGAACTACAACCTGCTCGGGCAGACGCGGTGGGTCGGCCTGAGCAACTACGCCCAGATCCTCACGGACGATCCACGGTTCTACGCTGCCGCTGGCGTGACGCTGAAGTACGTCATGGCGGGCGTGCCGTTGCAGTTGATCTTCGCCCTGAGCATCGCCCTGATCCTGAACCAGGGCCTGACCGGGCTGACGTTCTACCGTTCGCTGTACTACCTGCCGTCGCTGCTCGGGTCGAGCGTGGCCATCGCGCTGTTGTGGCGGCAGATTTTCGGCTCGACGGGCCTCGTTAACCAGGTGCTGGGGCTGTTCGGCTTCACGAACCTGCCGGCCTGGATCGCCACGCCGGAGTATGCGCTCGACACGATCATCCTGCTGCACGTCTGGACGTTCGGCTCGCCGATGATCATCTTCCTGGCGGGCCTGCGGCAGATCCCGCGTGACCTCTACGAAGCGGCCTCGGTGGACGGGGCCGGGCGCTGGACGCAGTTCTGGCAGATCACCCTGCCGATGCTCAGCCCGGTCATCTTCTTCAACCTCGTGCTCCAGATGATCCACTCGTTCCAGAGCTTCACGCAGTCGTTCGTGGTGAGCGGCGGCACCGGCGGCCCGGTGGACTCGACGCTGATGTACACGCTGTACATGTACCACCAGGCGTTCACCAACTTCCGGATGGGGTACGCCTCGGCGATGGCGTGGATCCTGATGCTCGCGATCGGCGTGCTGACAGCCATCGCCTTCGGGACGTCGAAGTACTGGGTTCACTACGCAGGAGACAAGTAA
- a CDS encoding carbohydrate ABC transporter permease, translating into MSAASAQLDDDAGHPSKPLTVKHVLAHIAIIALGLVMLYPVLWMVTSAFKPSQLIFSEPGLWPRQITLENWAQGWMALGIPFSQFFLNSTLIAGLSVIGNLCSCSIAAYAFARLEFHLKPLLFALMLGTIMLPFQVIMVPQYILFQGLGWTNTPLPLVVPKFLAVDSFFVFLLVQFIRGLPRELDDAATVDGCGPLGVFWRIIFPLLRPALAVTAVFTFIWTWNDFLGPLIYLTATENYTVSIALNAFLDSTGTSNWGAMFAMSVLSLVPLFLVFLFAQKQLVQGISTTGLK; encoded by the coding sequence ATGAGCGCCGCGTCCGCGCAGCTCGACGACGACGCCGGGCATCCGAGCAAGCCGCTCACCGTCAAGCACGTCCTGGCCCACATCGCCATCATCGCGCTCGGGCTGGTGATGCTCTATCCGGTCCTGTGGATGGTCACCAGCGCGTTCAAACCGAGCCAGTTGATCTTCTCCGAGCCGGGCCTCTGGCCCCGGCAGATCACCTTGGAGAACTGGGCGCAGGGCTGGATGGCGCTCGGCATCCCGTTCTCGCAGTTCTTCCTGAACTCGACGCTCATCGCCGGGCTGTCGGTGATCGGCAACCTGTGCTCCTGCTCCATCGCCGCGTACGCGTTCGCGCGGCTGGAGTTCCACCTCAAGCCGCTGCTCTTCGCCTTGATGCTCGGCACCATCATGCTGCCGTTCCAGGTCATCATGGTGCCCCAGTACATCCTGTTTCAGGGGCTGGGCTGGACGAATACGCCGCTGCCGCTGGTGGTCCCGAAGTTCCTGGCGGTGGACTCGTTCTTCGTCTTCCTGCTGGTACAGTTCATCCGGGGGCTGCCCCGTGAGCTGGACGACGCCGCGACGGTGGACGGCTGCGGGCCGCTGGGCGTGTTCTGGCGGATCATCTTCCCGCTGCTGCGGCCGGCGCTGGCCGTGACCGCCGTCTTCACCTTCATCTGGACCTGGAACGACTTTCTCGGTCCGCTGATCTACCTGACGGCGACGGAGAACTACACGGTCTCCATCGCGCTGAACGCCTTCCTGGACTCGACGGGCACGTCGAACTGGGGAGCGATGTTCGCGATGTCCGTTCTCTCGCTGGTTCCGCTGTTTCTGGTGTTCTTGTTCGCCCAGAAGCAGCTCGTCCAGGGCATCTCCACAACGGGTCTCAAGTGA
- a CDS encoding extracellular solute-binding protein, producing MSSQSRGRVSVSRREFMALSAGGLALVAGAACSSVPGLGGGEPKKINVGQWGTAQRAELYKSAITKFQEANPGVTADLQFAELGAYNDRLTTQAASKSLPDVMWMRDDRIARYGSSNALLDLTPYLNKGLDTKSLSSVATADGTVGKGVYALPSHYVGQSIVVNATVLQEKGVTYDQKVKTWDDLAALAKQLADPGRKFYGMADPTLGTTQRHLQAWIRQSGEELFTPDGQLGFKAETFGTWLEFWNKLRKDGVIPPADVQTQADAGSFATNLLTLGQAAIGAQSTNHLTQIQRLTKTPMAMFSVPEIANGSKDWWFFPPILLSIAANTKSPQLSVSLMDYFINSVPAGKITRVDQGAPSSAQVRDALAPELEAAEAAFVKQISREMTYPARGLPVLPAASAAVIKAQADAGQQVAFGKASVSQAVDAFMSEARKAIAAS from the coding sequence ATGAGTTCACAGTCACGCGGACGGGTCTCGGTCTCCCGTCGCGAGTTCATGGCGCTGAGCGCCGGCGGGCTGGCGCTCGTAGCTGGCGCCGCTTGCAGCAGCGTCCCCGGGCTTGGCGGCGGCGAGCCGAAGAAGATCAACGTCGGGCAGTGGGGCACGGCCCAGCGCGCCGAGCTGTACAAGTCGGCCATCACCAAGTTCCAGGAAGCGAACCCCGGGGTGACGGCAGACCTCCAGTTCGCCGAGCTTGGCGCCTACAACGACCGTCTGACAACGCAGGCCGCCTCCAAGAGCCTGCCGGACGTGATGTGGATGCGCGACGACCGCATCGCCCGGTACGGCTCATCGAACGCGCTGCTCGATCTGACGCCGTACCTCAACAAGGGGCTGGACACCAAGAGCCTGAGCAGCGTCGCGACGGCTGACGGCACAGTCGGCAAGGGCGTCTACGCGCTGCCCAGCCACTACGTTGGCCAGTCGATCGTCGTCAACGCGACGGTCCTGCAAGAGAAGGGCGTCACCTACGACCAGAAGGTCAAGACCTGGGACGATCTGGCGGCGCTCGCCAAGCAGCTCGCGGATCCCGGGCGCAAGTTCTACGGCATGGCCGATCCGACCCTCGGCACGACGCAGCGCCACCTCCAGGCCTGGATTCGCCAGTCCGGCGAGGAGCTATTCACGCCCGACGGGCAGCTTGGCTTCAAGGCCGAGACGTTCGGGACGTGGCTGGAGTTCTGGAACAAGCTGCGGAAGGACGGGGTGATCCCGCCGGCCGACGTCCAGACCCAGGCCGACGCTGGCAGCTTCGCCACGAACCTGCTCACGCTGGGGCAGGCCGCGATTGGCGCGCAGAGCACCAACCACCTGACGCAGATCCAGCGGCTGACCAAGACGCCGATGGCCATGTTCAGCGTGCCGGAGATCGCCAACGGCTCGAAGGACTGGTGGTTCTTCCCGCCGATCCTTCTGAGCATCGCGGCGAACACCAAGAGCCCGCAGCTGTCGGTGTCGTTGATGGACTACTTCATCAACTCGGTGCCGGCCGGCAAGATCACCCGCGTGGACCAGGGTGCACCGTCGTCGGCCCAGGTGCGCGATGCGCTGGCTCCGGAGCTGGAGGCCGCCGAGGCCGCGTTCGTCAAGCAGATCTCGCGCGAGATGACCTACCCGGCGCGCGGGCTGCCGGTCCTGCCGGCCGCGTCGGCGGCCGTGATCAAGGCCCAGGCGGACGCCGGGCAGCAGGTTGCCTTCGGGAAGGCATCGGTGTCGCAGGCGGTGGACGCGTTCATGTCCGAAGCCCGCAAGGCGATCGCGGCATCATGA
- a CDS encoding HIT family protein, with protein sequence MSAANTSKAAACPMCEIAAAGGDDASIVYQDDYWLARSISPTPAVAGWLLLQAKRHIGDSADFNAEEAATFGAALQRTAHAVRAATGAVRVYLASLNEGTPHFHSHVLPRLPEMPNGALGFDAFALSAAARRGEVRADPAEVTRVLAAIRAQLA encoded by the coding sequence ATGAGCGCGGCCAACACGAGCAAGGCTGCCGCGTGCCCCATGTGCGAGATCGCCGCCGCTGGCGGCGACGACGCGAGCATCGTCTACCAGGACGACTACTGGCTGGCGCGGTCGATCTCGCCGACGCCAGCGGTGGCCGGCTGGCTGCTGCTCCAGGCCAAACGGCACATCGGCGATTCGGCGGACTTCAACGCCGAGGAGGCCGCGACGTTCGGCGCGGCGTTGCAACGGACGGCGCACGCGGTCCGCGCGGCGACGGGCGCGGTGCGGGTGTACCTGGCGTCCCTGAACGAGGGGACGCCACACTTCCACTCGCACGTGCTGCCACGGCTGCCGGAGATGCCGAACGGCGCTCTCGGGTTTGACGCATTCGCACTCTCGGCGGCGGCCCGGCGCGGCGAGGTCCGCGCCGACCCTGCAGAGGTCACACGGGTGCTGGCCGCGATCCGCGCGCAGTTGGCCTGA
- a CDS encoding aldo/keto reductase gives MVRTRRLGRTGLTVSEIGFGGAPAGLTNYLGRWDAASEAAAEQIVQTVRRAADLGVTYFDTAPGYGQGLSESMVGRALRGRRAGMTVATKVTGDDADAVFRSVEASLQRLGVEQIDVLQYHGGWYTDEQVANILKPGGALAGMQRARDEGLVRFLGFTTEGVNGQASQLLQTDAFDVIQLCYNLIHQHPYDPSRHAGLIFEAAERGLGIITMRSLTSGTFQRWLSMLDPGFEDRVDLHRALLAFVLANPLVSVALVGMRTPAEAEANVAASLDDTYRLDPDVLHERYVDRRRPA, from the coding sequence ATGGTACGAACGCGACGGCTGGGGCGGACGGGCCTCACGGTCTCCGAGATCGGGTTTGGCGGCGCGCCGGCCGGCCTCACGAATTATCTCGGCCGCTGGGATGCCGCCAGTGAGGCGGCCGCCGAGCAGATCGTCCAGACCGTGCGGCGGGCGGCCGATCTTGGCGTCACCTATTTTGACACCGCGCCCGGCTACGGCCAGGGGCTGAGCGAATCGATGGTCGGACGGGCACTCCGGGGACGGCGGGCCGGGATGACCGTCGCGACCAAGGTCACCGGCGACGATGCCGATGCCGTGTTTCGGAGCGTTGAGGCCAGCCTGCAGCGGCTCGGCGTCGAGCAGATCGACGTGCTCCAGTACCACGGCGGCTGGTACACCGACGAGCAGGTGGCGAACATCCTCAAGCCGGGCGGCGCGCTGGCGGGCATGCAGCGAGCGCGCGACGAGGGGCTGGTCCGCTTTCTGGGCTTCACCACCGAGGGCGTCAACGGGCAGGCGAGTCAGCTGCTCCAGACGGACGCCTTCGACGTGATCCAGCTCTGCTACAACCTGATCCACCAGCACCCGTATGATCCGAGCCGGCACGCCGGCCTGATCTTCGAGGCGGCGGAACGTGGCCTGGGCATCATCACGATGCGCTCGCTGACGAGCGGGACGTTTCAGCGCTGGCTCAGCATGCTGGATCCCGGCTTCGAGGATCGGGTAGACCTGCACCGGGCGCTGCTGGCGTTCGTGCTGGCGAACCCGCTGGTGAGCGTGGCACTGGTCGGCATGCGGACACCAGCCGAGGCCGAGGCGAACGTCGCCGCCAGCCTGGACGATACCTATCGGCTCGACCCGGACGTGCTGCACGAGCGGTACGTTGACCGCAGGCGGCCAGCATAA
- a CDS encoding RNB domain-containing ribonuclease — protein MIDPGHPRLSELAEIARRAMLDHGLDPDLPPAVLEAVAAIPGPATDADPAIRDLRALPWCSIDDDDSEDLDQLTVARAEDDGAVTVLVAIADVDALVPAGSVVDRHAQVNTLTVYTPAIIFPMLPLRLSTDLTSLDPGQDRLAIVIEMGMGGDGEVSRSDVYRAWVHNHAKLGYPGVAAWLEDGAPMPDAMAHVPGLDQQLRLQDAVAQQLCTRRHQRGALDIRTVEARPVVEDGTVVGLEAVPKSRSRQLIEDFMIAANGVTAAFLQERGFPSIRRVVKAPANWERIRKIAADAGEQLPDQPNAVALGEFMARQQAAEPLTYPDLSLSIVKLMGSGDYAVERPGDPPGGHFGLAVRDYGHATAPNRRYPDILTQRLLKAALAGGPVPYAVEELERLAAHCTRQEDQARRVERQARKAASSAYLGGHIGDRFNALVTGVTDKGVWVRTLEPPVEGKLVAGEEGLDVGDHISVRLESVDPLRGFVDFVRATNGRTGA, from the coding sequence ATGATCGACCCTGGCCACCCGCGCCTCTCCGAGCTTGCCGAGATCGCTCGCCGGGCCATGCTCGATCATGGGCTCGATCCCGATCTCCCGCCGGCCGTGCTGGAAGCCGTCGCCGCCATCCCCGGGCCGGCCACAGACGCTGACCCCGCGATCCGCGATCTACGCGCCCTGCCCTGGTGCTCGATTGACGACGACGACTCCGAAGACCTGGATCAGCTGACCGTCGCCCGGGCCGAGGACGATGGCGCCGTGACGGTGCTCGTCGCCATCGCCGACGTGGACGCGCTGGTCCCGGCCGGCTCGGTCGTGGACCGGCACGCCCAGGTCAACACGCTGACCGTCTACACCCCGGCCATCATCTTCCCGATGCTGCCGCTGCGCCTCTCGACGGACCTGACCTCACTGGACCCGGGGCAGGATCGGCTGGCCATCGTCATCGAGATGGGCATGGGTGGGGACGGCGAGGTCAGCCGCTCGGACGTGTACCGGGCCTGGGTCCACAACCACGCGAAGCTGGGGTATCCAGGGGTCGCGGCGTGGCTGGAGGACGGTGCGCCGATGCCCGACGCGATGGCTCACGTGCCGGGCCTCGACCAGCAGCTGCGGCTGCAGGACGCTGTCGCGCAGCAGCTCTGCACACGCCGGCATCAGCGCGGCGCGCTCGATATCCGGACGGTGGAAGCGCGGCCCGTCGTCGAGGATGGCACGGTGGTCGGGCTGGAGGCGGTGCCGAAGAGTCGGTCGCGGCAGCTCATCGAGGATTTCATGATCGCGGCGAACGGCGTCACGGCGGCGTTCCTGCAAGAGCGCGGCTTCCCGAGCATCCGGCGTGTCGTCAAGGCCCCGGCCAACTGGGAGCGCATCCGGAAGATCGCGGCTGACGCTGGCGAACAGCTGCCAGACCAGCCGAACGCCGTGGCCCTCGGCGAGTTCATGGCGCGCCAGCAGGCCGCCGAGCCGCTGACCTATCCGGACCTGTCGCTCTCCATCGTCAAGCTGATGGGCTCCGGCGACTACGCCGTGGAGCGCCCGGGCGATCCGCCCGGCGGGCACTTCGGGCTGGCCGTCCGCGACTACGGCCATGCCACTGCCCCGAATCGACGCTACCCGGACATCCTGACCCAGCGGCTGCTCAAAGCGGCGCTGGCCGGAGGGCCGGTGCCGTACGCCGTCGAAGAGCTGGAGCGGCTGGCGGCCCACTGCACCCGCCAGGAAGACCAGGCCAGACGGGTCGAGCGGCAGGCGCGCAAGGCCGCCTCGTCGGCGTACCTGGGCGGGCACATCGGCGACCGTTTCAACGCGCTGGTCACGGGCGTCACTGACAAGGGCGTCTGGGTCCGCACGCTGGAGCCGCCAGTTGAGGGCAAACTGGTGGCTGGCGAGGAGGGGCTGGACGTGGGGGACCACATCAGCGTGCGCCTGGAGTCCGTCGATCCGCTGCGCGGCTTCGTGGACTTCGTACGGGCCACGAATGGCCGCACCGGGGCCTGA
- a CDS encoding HAD family hydrolase has translation MTAASLPLRAVAFDLDGTLTDSAPGICSTMTTVLGAAGHPIPPTAEIAAMIGLPLIDILRKYSPGASEDDVHQLVDAYKLQYAASVIPTTLLFPRAWSLLRACKVAGLELALVTAKTTDVAHAVLNRCRVRGLFTSVVGGDRADRPKPYPDLMHVALRELQVPAEQTLLVGDGSHDVEMGRGAGARTCGVAWGVHETERLIAAGADHVVHSMSELRTLILGPRSSHTR, from the coding sequence ATGACTGCTGCATCGCTGCCCCTGCGCGCCGTCGCGTTCGACCTCGACGGGACGCTCACCGATTCGGCCCCCGGCATCTGCTCCACGATGACCACGGTGCTCGGGGCGGCCGGCCATCCGATCCCGCCTACCGCAGAGATCGCCGCGATGATCGGGCTGCCGCTGATCGACATCCTGCGGAAGTACTCGCCGGGCGCGTCCGAGGACGACGTGCACCAGCTCGTCGACGCGTACAAGCTCCAGTACGCGGCGTCCGTGATCCCCACCACGCTCCTGTTCCCGCGCGCGTGGTCGCTGCTGCGGGCGTGCAAGGTGGCCGGGCTGGAGCTGGCGCTCGTCACCGCCAAGACCACCGATGTCGCGCACGCGGTGCTGAATCGCTGCCGGGTGCGCGGCCTGTTCACCAGCGTGGTGGGCGGCGACCGCGCGGACCGTCCCAAACCGTACCCTGACCTGATGCACGTGGCGCTGCGCGAGCTTCAGGTGCCAGCCGAGCAGACCCTGCTGGTCGGGGATGGCTCCCACGATGTCGAGATGGGGCGGGGCGCTGGCGCTCGGACGTGCGGCGTCGCCTGGGGCGTCCACGAGACGGAGCGGCTCATCGCAGCAGGGGCGGACCACGTCGTCCACTCGATGTCCGAGCTGCGGACGCTGATCCTGGGGCCAAGGAGCAGCCACACACGGTAG
- the rny gene encoding ribonuclease Y has translation MILLVIVGLVAAAVGGWAGYVMRQRMKVDPVQAADVASAQLRAEAETRAKEILLQAQDEAVRLRTSAEEEHRGRRVEIQRQEKRLQQKEEQFDRKQEELEQRERGFQAREREIDAKERQADELRLAQTRELEQLSGLTTDEARDVIVAQIEQDVRDACVRRTRELELEAAEQAEPWARRIIATAIQRYSSDQVSESTVSVVHIPNEEMKGRIIGREGRNIRALEAATGVDLIVDDTPDAVTLSGFDPVRREIARLALTKLVTDGRIHPARIEEIVGKAKQEVEAHIRQEGETAAYEAGVHGLHPEIVKMMGKMRFRTSYGQNQLQHSIEVAHLAAMMAAEVGADVAQTRRSSFLHDIGKVMTSDVEGPHHYIGADFVSRFGEGTEVCDAIRGHHDHDPEYQTVEAVLLQAADAISGARPGARRESVEHYVKRLEALESVANSFEGVEKSFAIQAGREVRIIVRPDEIDDHGAVRLARDIVKRIEETLQYPGQVKVTVVRETRAVDFAR, from the coding sequence ATGATCCTCCTGGTGATCGTCGGGCTCGTCGCGGCTGCGGTCGGGGGTTGGGCCGGCTATGTCATGCGTCAGCGCATGAAGGTCGATCCGGTCCAGGCGGCTGACGTCGCGTCAGCACAACTGCGCGCAGAAGCCGAGACCAGGGCCAAAGAGATCCTGCTCCAGGCGCAGGACGAGGCGGTCCGCCTCCGCACGTCCGCCGAAGAAGAGCACCGTGGTCGCCGCGTCGAGATCCAGCGCCAGGAGAAACGGCTCCAGCAGAAAGAGGAGCAGTTCGACCGCAAGCAGGAAGAGCTTGAACAGCGCGAGCGTGGCTTTCAGGCCCGCGAGCGCGAGATCGACGCCAAGGAGCGGCAGGCCGACGAGCTGCGCCTCGCCCAGACCAGGGAGCTGGAGCAGCTCTCCGGCCTGACGACCGACGAGGCCCGCGATGTCATCGTCGCGCAGATCGAGCAGGACGTGCGCGACGCTTGCGTGCGCCGCACCCGCGAGCTCGAGCTGGAGGCGGCCGAGCAGGCCGAGCCGTGGGCGCGGCGGATCATCGCCACGGCCATTCAGCGCTACTCCAGCGACCAGGTCAGCGAGTCCACCGTCTCCGTCGTCCATATCCCGAATGAGGAGATGAAGGGGCGCATCATCGGGCGGGAGGGCCGCAATATCCGTGCGCTGGAGGCGGCCACGGGCGTCGATCTGATCGTGGACGACACGCCGGACGCCGTGACGCTGTCCGGCTTCGACCCGGTCCGGCGGGAGATCGCGCGGCTGGCGCTGACCAAGCTGGTCACCGACGGCCGGATCCACCCGGCCCGCATCGAGGAGATTGTCGGGAAGGCGAAGCAGGAGGTCGAAGCCCACATCCGCCAGGAGGGCGAGACGGCCGCCTACGAGGCTGGCGTCCACGGGCTGCACCCCGAGATCGTCAAGATGATGGGGAAGATGCGGTTCCGCACCAGCTACGGGCAGAACCAGCTTCAGCACTCCATCGAGGTGGCGCACCTCGCCGCGATGATGGCCGCCGAGGTCGGCGCGGACGTCGCCCAGACCCGCCGGTCGTCCTTCCTGCACGACATCGGCAAGGTGATGACCTCGGATGTCGAAGGGCCGCACCACTACATCGGCGCGGACTTCGTCTCACGCTTCGGCGAGGGCACCGAGGTCTGCGACGCCATTCGCGGCCACCACGACCACGATCCGGAGTACCAGACGGTCGAGGCGGTGCTGCTCCAGGCGGCGGATGCCATCTCCGGCGCGCGTCCTGGCGCCCGCCGCGAGAGCGTGGAGCACTACGTCAAGCGGCTGGAGGCGCTGGAGAGCGTCGCCAACTCGTTCGAGGGCGTGGAGAAGTCGTTCGCGATCCAGGCTGGCCGCGAGGTCCGCATCATCGTGCGGCCGGACGAGATCGACGACCACGGCGCGGTGCGGCTGGCGCGGGACATCGTCAAGCGCATCGAGGAGACGCTCCAGTACCCCGGGCAGGTCAAGGTGACGGTGGTCCGGGAGACGCGCGCGGTGGACTTCGCGCGGTAA
- a CDS encoding zinc-binding dehydrogenase, whose product MADTGKMACWMGYGKGFEIREYPVPEPEPGAVVIKVSIANVCGSDMHYWKGEQDYARMGRPLPLNTGHEHMGTVHKLGDGITTDTAGQPLQVGDRVIYRYFNPCGHCKMCLKRNFMSCPTRQANFLVSCEAWPHFQGGYGEYFYLRPNHAIFKLPDEISDEMAAGINCAFTQVYAGLAIGELKAGDNVVIQGAGGLGVYACAVAREMGAGKIIVIDGVDERLELASEFGADEFVDLRQYPTPDARVERVKALTDGWGGEIVMELVGHPGVVSEGLKMTAPEGTYVEIGNINVGWEATFDPSWIIFGNRRIQGVAHYEAEHLKGALDLMVRTKSKYPYHKILSHKFPLEQINEAFKQQEDGHITRGAIVPR is encoded by the coding sequence ATGGCCGACACCGGCAAGATGGCCTGCTGGATGGGCTACGGCAAGGGCTTCGAGATCCGAGAGTATCCAGTCCCAGAACCCGAGCCGGGCGCCGTCGTCATCAAGGTCTCCATCGCCAACGTCTGCGGCTCGGACATGCACTACTGGAAGGGCGAGCAGGACTACGCTCGCATGGGCCGGCCGCTCCCCCTGAACACCGGCCACGAGCACATGGGCACCGTCCACAAGCTCGGGGATGGCATCACCACGGACACGGCTGGGCAGCCGCTCCAGGTGGGTGACCGCGTCATCTACCGGTACTTCAACCCGTGCGGGCACTGCAAGATGTGCCTGAAGCGCAACTTTATGTCGTGCCCCACCCGGCAGGCGAACTTCCTGGTCTCCTGCGAGGCCTGGCCGCACTTCCAGGGCGGCTACGGCGAGTACTTCTACCTGCGCCCGAACCACGCCATCTTCAAGCTGCCAGACGAGATCTCCGACGAGATGGCGGCCGGCATCAACTGCGCCTTCACCCAGGTCTACGCCGGGCTGGCCATCGGCGAGTTGAAGGCCGGCGACAACGTGGTGATCCAGGGCGCGGGCGGCCTCGGCGTCTACGCCTGCGCGGTGGCCCGCGAGATGGGGGCCGGCAAGATCATCGTCATCGACGGCGTGGACGAGCGGCTGGAGCTTGCCAGCGAGTTCGGCGCGGATGAGTTCGTCGATCTGCGCCAGTACCCGACACCGGATGCCCGCGTCGAGCGCGTCAAGGCCCTGACCGACGGCTGGGGCGGCGAGATCGTCATGGAGCTGGTCGGGCACCCGGGCGTCGTCAGCGAGGGCCTCAAGATGACGGCTCCGGAGGGCACCTACGTCGAGATCGGCAACATCAACGTCGGCTGGGAAGCGACCTTCGATCCGTCGTGGATCATCTTCGGGAACCGCCGCATCCAGGGCGTCGCCCACTACGAGGCCGAGCACCTGAAGGGCGCGCTCGACCTGATGGTGCGAACGAAGTCCAAGTACCCGTACCACAAGATCCTGTCCCACAAGTTCCCGCTGGAGCAGATCAACGAGGCCTTCAAGCAGCAGGAGGACGGCCACATCACGCGCGGGGCCATCGTGCCGCGCTGA